One region of Pseudomonas glycinae genomic DNA includes:
- a CDS encoding DUF1653 domain-containing protein: protein MPIQPGLYQHYKGPQYRVFSVARHSETEEEVVFYQALYGDYGFWVRPLSMFLESVEVDGEQVPRFALVQAEPSLFSKP from the coding sequence ATGCCGATACAACCTGGGCTCTACCAACATTACAAAGGTCCGCAGTACCGCGTATTCAGTGTCGCGCGGCATTCCGAGACTGAAGAAGAAGTGGTCTTTTACCAAGCCCTGTATGGCGATTACGGCTTTTGGGTACGTCCCTTGAGCATGTTCCTGGAGTCCGTCGAGGTTGACGGGGAGCAGGTCCCACGCTTTGCTTTGGTGCAAGCCGAACCGAGCCTTTTTTCGAAGCCGTAA
- the sulA gene encoding SOS-induced cell division inhibitor SulA yields MQFPHVPQQTQLPLFEAFLAQPLAPILKDVVERPWNPEPETFSELSLRGAAGNCLNLLAPILRELSDDQDARWLTLIAPPASLTQTWLRDAGLNRERILLLQPRGAQSAQQLACEALRLGRSHTVVTWLNPLSAGSRQQLISAARTGDAQSLNIRLG; encoded by the coding sequence ATGCAGTTCCCACACGTACCTCAGCAAACACAACTGCCGTTGTTCGAAGCGTTTCTGGCGCAACCGCTCGCCCCCATCCTCAAAGATGTCGTCGAGCGTCCGTGGAATCCCGAACCCGAAACGTTCAGTGAGCTGTCACTGCGCGGCGCGGCCGGGAACTGCCTGAACCTGCTGGCGCCTATTCTTCGCGAATTGAGTGATGATCAGGACGCACGCTGGCTGACCTTGATTGCACCACCAGCGAGTCTGACCCAGACCTGGCTGCGTGACGCCGGATTGAATCGCGAACGCATCCTGCTCCTGCAACCGCGCGGCGCTCAAAGCGCTCAGCAACTGGCCTGCGAAGCATTACGCCTGGGCCGCAGTCACACGGTCGTCACGTGGCTGAATCCACTGAGCGCAGGATCACGGCAACAGCTGATCAGCGCCGCCCGTACCGGGGACGCTCAAAGCCTGAACATTCGTTTGGGGTGA
- the nagZ gene encoding beta-N-acetylhexosaminidase has translation MQGSLMVDVAGTWLTAEDRQLLRQPEVGGLIIFARNIEHPRQVRELSAAIRAIRPDLLLAVDQEGGRVQRLRQGFVRLPAMRAIADNPNAEYLAEQCGWIMATEVLAVGLDLSFAPVLDLDYQRSAVVGTRSFEGDPERAALLAGAFIKGMNSAGMAATGKHFPGHGWAEADSHVAIPNDERSLEEIRANDLVPFARLSKQLAAVMPAHVIYPQVDAQPAGFSRRWLQDILRGELQFDGVIFSDDLSMAGAHVVGDAASRIEAALSAGCDMGLVCNDRAAAELALSAAQRMKVKPSPRIARMRGQAFANTEYRQDPRWLTAVGALKDAQLID, from the coding sequence CTGCAAGGCTCGTTGATGGTGGACGTCGCCGGTACCTGGCTGACGGCCGAAGATCGCCAATTGTTGCGCCAGCCCGAAGTGGGCGGCCTGATCATCTTTGCTCGCAACATCGAGCATCCGCGTCAGGTGCGCGAGCTGAGCGCGGCGATCCGGGCCATTCGTCCGGACTTGCTGCTCGCTGTGGACCAGGAGGGCGGTCGCGTTCAGCGTCTGCGTCAGGGCTTCGTCCGTTTGCCAGCCATGCGCGCCATCGCAGATAACCCGAACGCCGAATACCTGGCCGAACAATGCGGCTGGATCATGGCCACCGAAGTGCTGGCCGTCGGACTCGATCTGAGCTTCGCGCCGGTACTGGATCTGGATTACCAGCGCAGCGCCGTCGTCGGCACCCGCTCGTTCGAAGGTGACCCGGAGCGCGCCGCGCTACTCGCCGGCGCGTTCATCAAAGGCATGAACAGCGCCGGCATGGCCGCCACCGGCAAGCATTTCCCTGGCCACGGCTGGGCGGAAGCCGACTCCCACGTCGCAATCCCCAACGACGAGCGCAGCCTGGAAGAGATCCGCGCCAACGACCTCGTGCCGTTCGCCAGACTCAGCAAGCAACTGGCCGCCGTCATGCCCGCCCACGTTATTTATCCGCAAGTCGACGCACAGCCCGCCGGATTCTCCCGGCGCTGGTTGCAGGACATCCTGCGCGGCGAGCTGCAGTTCGATGGCGTGATCTTCAGCGACGACCTGTCGATGGCCGGCGCTCATGTGGTCGGCGACGCCGCCAGCCGTATCGAAGCGGCACTCAGTGCCGGTTGCGACATGGGTCTGGTGTGCAACGACCGCGCCGCCGCTGAACTTGCCCTGAGCGCCGCGCAGCGCATGAAGGTCAAGCCGTCGCCGCGCATCGCACGCATGC
- the topA gene encoding type I DNA topoisomerase, whose product MGKSLVIVESPAKAKTINKYLGNQYVVKSSIGHIRDLPTSGSASASKEPAAKRGKAAAGEAPALSPKEKARKQLVSRMGVDPEHGWKAKYEILPGKEKVIEELRRLAKDADTIYLATDLDREGEAIAWHLREAIGGDDSRYKRVVFNEITKKAIQEAFSEPGELDIDRVNAQQARRFLDRVVGYMVSPLLWAKIARGLSAGRVQSVAVKLVVEREREIRAFNPEEYWEVHADLGTAKGSTVRFEVAREKGEAFKPLNEAQATAALEKLKSSSYSIVKREDKPTSSKPSAPFITSTLQQAASNRLGFGVKKTMMMAQRLYEAGYITYMRTDSTNLSADAVAMARDYIETEFGKKYLPESPNVYSSKEGAQEAHEAIRPSDANTTPAKLAGMERDAERLYELIWRQFLACQMLPAQYLSTTVSVAAGDFELRAKGRILKFDGYTRVLPQITKPGDDDVLPDMAQGDVMKLIKLDPSQHFTKPPARYSEASLVKEMEKRGIGRPSTYAAIISTIQDRGYVTLHNRRFYSEKMGDIVTERLSESFSNLMDYGFTAGMEENLDDVAQGERDWKNVLDEFYGDFKKKLEVAENPEAGMRANQPVMTDIPCTTCGRPMQIRTASTGVFLGCSGYSLPPKERCKATVNLVPGDEIAADDEGESESLVLRGKHRCPICSTAMDAYLLDEKRKLHICGNNPDCAGYEIEEGSYRIKGYEGPSLECDKCGSEMQLKTGRFGKFFGCTNPTCKNTRKLLKSGDAAPPKMDPVKMPELKCEKVNDTYILRDGASGLFLAASQFPKNRETRAPLVIEILPHKDEIDPKYHFLCEAPQKDPDGLPAVIRYSRKTKEQYVQTEVDGKPTGWKAFFDGGKWTVEDKRPAKAKA is encoded by the coding sequence ATGGGCAAATCGCTGGTCATTGTGGAATCCCCGGCTAAGGCCAAGACCATCAACAAGTATCTGGGCAACCAATACGTGGTGAAGTCGAGTATCGGCCATATCCGAGACCTGCCCACCAGCGGTTCGGCTAGCGCCAGCAAGGAGCCTGCCGCCAAGCGCGGCAAGGCTGCTGCGGGCGAAGCGCCAGCGCTGTCGCCGAAAGAGAAGGCGCGCAAGCAGCTGGTCTCGCGGATGGGAGTCGATCCTGAACACGGCTGGAAAGCCAAGTACGAGATCCTTCCGGGCAAGGAAAAGGTCATCGAAGAGCTGCGCCGGCTCGCCAAGGATGCTGACACCATCTATCTCGCAACCGACTTGGATCGCGAGGGGGAAGCCATTGCCTGGCACCTGCGCGAAGCCATCGGCGGTGACGACAGCCGCTACAAGCGCGTGGTGTTCAACGAAATCACCAAGAAGGCGATTCAGGAAGCCTTCTCGGAGCCGGGCGAACTCGACATCGATCGAGTGAATGCTCAGCAGGCTCGTCGTTTCCTCGATCGCGTTGTGGGCTACATGGTCTCGCCGCTGCTGTGGGCCAAGATCGCCCGTGGCCTGTCCGCCGGTCGCGTGCAATCGGTTGCCGTGAAGCTGGTGGTCGAGCGTGAGCGTGAGATTCGTGCGTTCAATCCGGAAGAGTACTGGGAAGTGCATGCCGATCTCGGCACCGCCAAAGGCTCGACCGTGCGTTTCGAAGTCGCTCGCGAGAAAGGCGAAGCCTTCAAGCCGCTGAATGAAGCGCAGGCTACGGCTGCGCTGGAGAAGCTCAAGTCCTCCAGCTACAGCATCGTCAAGCGTGAAGACAAACCGACCAGCAGCAAGCCGTCGGCACCGTTCATCACTTCGACCCTGCAACAGGCCGCGAGCAACCGCCTGGGCTTCGGTGTGAAGAAGACCATGATGATGGCACAGCGTCTGTACGAAGCCGGCTACATCACTTATATGCGTACCGACTCGACCAATCTCTCGGCTGATGCCGTGGCGATGGCGCGCGATTACATCGAAACCGAGTTCGGCAAGAAGTACCTGCCGGAATCGCCGAACGTCTACAGCAGCAAAGAAGGCGCACAAGAGGCTCACGAAGCGATTCGTCCTTCCGACGCCAACACCACGCCCGCCAAGCTGGCCGGCATGGAGCGTGACGCTGAGCGCCTCTACGAGCTGATCTGGCGCCAGTTCCTGGCTTGCCAAATGCTGCCGGCGCAATATCTGTCGACCACCGTCAGCGTCGCTGCCGGCGACTTCGAGCTGCGCGCCAAGGGTCGCATCCTGAAGTTCGACGGTTACACCCGCGTGCTGCCGCAAATCACCAAGCCTGGCGATGACGATGTTTTGCCCGACATGGCGCAGGGCGACGTGATGAAGCTGATCAAGCTCGATCCGTCCCAGCACTTCACCAAGCCGCCGGCCCGTTATTCGGAAGCCAGCCTGGTGAAGGAAATGGAAAAGCGTGGCATCGGTCGTCCTTCGACCTACGCAGCGATCATCTCGACCATTCAGGATCGCGGCTACGTGACCCTGCACAACCGTCGTTTCTATTCGGAAAAGATGGGCGACATCGTTACCGAGCGTCTGTCGGAAAGCTTCTCGAATCTCATGGACTACGGCTTCACCGCCGGCATGGAAGAGAACCTCGATGACGTGGCCCAGGGCGAGCGCGACTGGAAAAACGTGCTGGACGAGTTCTACGGCGACTTCAAGAAAAAACTTGAAGTGGCTGAAAACCCAGAAGCTGGCATGCGTGCCAACCAGCCGGTGATGACCGACATTCCGTGCACCACTTGCGGCCGTCCGATGCAGATTCGTACTGCCTCGACTGGCGTGTTCCTCGGCTGCTCGGGCTACAGCCTGCCGCCGAAAGAGCGCTGCAAGGCCACCGTCAATCTGGTGCCGGGCGATGAAATCGCGGCGGACGACGAAGGTGAGTCGGAATCCCTGGTACTGCGCGGCAAGCACCGCTGCCCGATCTGCAGCACGGCGATGGACGCCTACCTGCTCGACGAGAAGCGCAAGCTGCACATCTGCGGTAACAACCCGGATTGCGCCGGCTACGAGATCGAAGAGGGCAGCTACCGCATCAAGGGCTACGAAGGTCCGAGCCTGGAATGCGACAAGTGCGGCAGCGAGATGCAGCTCAAGACCGGCCGTTTCGGCAAGTTCTTCGGTTGCACCAATCCGACCTGCAAGAACACCCGCAAGCTGCTGAAGAGCGGTGACGCGGCGCCGCCGAAGATGGATCCGGTGAAGATGCCTGAGCTGAAATGCGAAAAGGTCAACGACACCTACATTCTGCGTGACGGTGCTTCCGGCCTGTTCCTGGCGGCTAGCCAGTTCCCGAAAAACCGCGAGACCCGTGCTCCGCTGGTGATCGAGATTCTGCCGCACAAGGACGAAATCGATCCGAAGTACCACTTCCTGTGCGAAGCGCCACAGAAGGATCCGGATGGCCTGCCAGCCGTGATCCGCTATAGCCGCAAGACCAAGGAGCAATACGTTCAGACCGAAGTCGACGGCAAGCCGACTGGCTGGAAAGCGTTCTTTGACGGTGGCAAGTGGACGGTCGAGGACAAGCGTCCGGCGAAAGCCAAGGCTTGA
- the fadA gene encoding acetyl-CoA C-acyltransferase FadA — translation MSLNPRDVVIVDFGRTPMGRSKGGMHRNTRAEDMSAHLISKLLERNTKVDPAEVEDVIWGCVNQTLEQGWNIARMASLMTQIPHTSAGQTVSRLCGSSMSALHTAAQAIMTGNGDVFVVGGVEHMGHVSMMHGVDPNPHMSLYAAKASGMMGLTAEMLGKMHGITREQQDAFGVRSHQLAHKATVEGKFKDEIIPMQGYDENGFLKTFDYDETIRPETTLESLAALKPAFNPKGGTVTAGTSSQITDGASCMIVMSAQRAQDLGIQPLAVIRSMAVAGVDPAIMGYGPVPATQKALKRAGLGINDIDFFELNEAFAAQALPVLKDLKVLDKMNEKVNLHGGAIALGHPFGCSGARISGTLLNVMKQNGGTFGVATMCIGLGQGISTVFERV, via the coding sequence ATGAGCTTGAATCCTAGAGACGTCGTGATTGTCGACTTCGGTCGTACTCCGATGGGCCGCTCCAAGGGCGGCATGCACCGCAACACCCGCGCCGAAGACATGTCGGCGCACCTGATCAGCAAACTGCTGGAACGCAACACCAAGGTCGATCCTGCCGAAGTCGAGGACGTGATCTGGGGCTGTGTGAACCAGACCCTGGAACAAGGCTGGAACATCGCGCGTATGGCGTCGCTGATGACCCAGATCCCGCACACTTCGGCCGGCCAGACTGTCAGCCGTCTGTGCGGCTCGTCGATGAGCGCGCTGCACACCGCTGCGCAAGCGATCATGACCGGCAACGGTGACGTGTTCGTGGTTGGTGGCGTCGAGCATATGGGTCACGTAAGCATGATGCACGGTGTCGATCCGAACCCGCACATGTCCCTGTACGCGGCGAAAGCCTCGGGCATGATGGGCCTGACCGCTGAAATGCTGGGCAAAATGCACGGCATCACTCGCGAACAGCAGGACGCCTTTGGCGTGCGTTCCCACCAGTTGGCCCACAAGGCGACTGTGGAAGGCAAGTTCAAGGACGAAATCATCCCGATGCAGGGTTACGACGAGAACGGTTTCCTGAAAACCTTCGACTACGACGAAACCATTCGTCCGGAAACTACCCTGGAAAGTCTGGCGGCTCTGAAGCCGGCGTTCAATCCAAAGGGCGGCACCGTGACGGCCGGTACTTCGTCGCAGATCACCGATGGTGCTTCGTGCATGATCGTGATGTCGGCACAGCGTGCACAGGACCTGGGTATCCAGCCTCTGGCCGTGATTCGCTCGATGGCGGTAGCGGGTGTGGACCCGGCCATCATGGGCTATGGTCCGGTACCGGCTACTCAGAAAGCACTGAAACGTGCCGGCCTGGGTATCAACGATATCGACTTCTTCGAGCTCAATGAAGCGTTCGCCGCACAGGCCCTGCCAGTGCTGAAAGACCTGAAAGTGCTCGACAAGATGAATGAGAAGGTTAACCTGCACGGCGGCGCGATCGCCCTGGGTCACCCGTTCGGTTGCTCCGGTGCCCGTATTTCCGGCACGTTGCTGAACGTGATGAAGCAGAATGGCGGCACCTTCGGGGTGGCCACCATGTGCATTGGCCTCGGCCAAGGCATCTCCACCGTCTTCGAACGCGTTTAA
- a CDS encoding DUF6586 family protein, whose protein sequence is MAHELYTRTNQKIYFAGLSLEALARAEEGRAMSSLALIQAGRESALFHLYGALLGLCHEIAGFYRLPQANASRAEALLTREVLESIAIPELAEMIELAGNPETWLAKLLAAHSALFQPPRVPHKPKGDVTQPLIQAVNLDEEVIEELSREELESWRQNLKGLAIRFREGLNEC, encoded by the coding sequence ATGGCCCACGAACTCTATACCCGTACCAATCAGAAGATCTATTTCGCGGGTTTGTCGCTGGAAGCGCTGGCCAGGGCCGAAGAGGGGCGGGCGATGAGCTCGCTGGCGCTGATTCAGGCCGGGCGCGAATCCGCACTGTTTCATCTCTACGGTGCGTTGTTGGGGCTGTGTCATGAAATCGCCGGCTTCTATCGTCTGCCGCAAGCCAATGCGTCGCGGGCGGAAGCCTTGCTGACCCGCGAAGTGCTGGAGTCGATTGCCATTCCTGAGCTGGCGGAGATGATCGAGCTGGCAGGCAATCCGGAGACCTGGCTGGCTAAATTGCTGGCCGCGCACTCTGCGCTGTTCCAGCCGCCACGGGTGCCACACAAGCCGAAGGGCGATGTGACGCAACCATTGATTCAGGCGGTGAATCTGGATGAAGAAGTGATTGAAGAGTTAAGCCGCGAAGAGCTCGAGAGCTGGCGGCAGAACCTCAAGGGGCTGGCGATCCGCTTCCGTGAAGGCTTGAACGAGTGCTGA
- a CDS encoding TetR/AcrR family transcriptional regulator, which translates to MAQSETVERILDAAEQLFAEKGFAETSLRLITSKAGVNLAAVNYHFGSKKALIQAVFSRFLGPFCISLDKELERRQAKPENKPSLEELLEILVEQALVVQPRSGNDLSIFMRLLGLAFSQSQGHLRRYLEDMYGKVFRRYMLLVNEAAPRIPPIELFWRVHFMLGAAAFSMSGIKALRAIAETDFGVNTSIEQVMRLMVPFLAAGMRAETGVTDAAMATAQLRPRSKSAPAPAKV; encoded by the coding sequence ATGGCCCAGTCGGAAACCGTTGAACGCATTCTTGATGCTGCAGAACAGCTGTTCGCGGAAAAAGGTTTCGCTGAAACCTCATTGCGTCTGATCACCAGCAAGGCAGGGGTCAACCTCGCTGCGGTGAACTATCACTTCGGCTCGAAGAAGGCGCTCATCCAGGCGGTTTTCTCGCGCTTCCTCGGTCCGTTCTGCATCAGCCTCGACAAAGAGCTGGAGCGCCGCCAAGCCAAGCCAGAGAACAAGCCTTCGCTCGAAGAACTGCTGGAAATCCTCGTCGAGCAGGCGCTGGTGGTACAGCCACGCAGCGGCAATGATCTATCAATCTTCATGCGTTTGCTTGGGCTGGCCTTCAGTCAGAGCCAGGGCCACCTGCGTCGGTATCTGGAAGACATGTATGGCAAGGTATTCCGTCGCTACATGTTGCTGGTGAACGAAGCCGCGCCGCGCATTCCTCCGATCGAACTGTTCTGGCGTGTGCACTTCATGCTCGGTGCCGCAGCATTCAGCATGTCGGGTATCAAGGCCCTGCGTGCGATTGCCGAGACCGACTTCGGCGTCAACACCTCCATCGAGCAGGTGATGCGTCTGATGGTGCCGTTCCTGGCGGCCGGCATGCGTGCCGAAACCGGTGTCACCGATGCTGCGATGGCTACAGCGCAGTTGCGGCCACGCAGTAAATCCGCGCCGGCACCTGCCAAGGTTTAA
- the lexA gene encoding transcriptional repressor LexA, whose product MLKLTPRQAEILAFIKRCLEDNGYPPTRAEIAQELGFKSPNAAEEHLKALARKGAIEMTPGASRGIRIPGFEAKVDESTLPIIGRVAAGAPILAQQHIEESCNINPAFFHPRADYLLRVHGMSMKDIGIFDGDLLAVHTTREARNGQIVVARIGDEVTVKRFKRDGSKVWLIAENPEFAPIEVNLKDQELVIEGLSVGVIRR is encoded by the coding sequence ATGCTTAAGCTGACGCCACGCCAAGCCGAGATTCTGGCCTTTATCAAACGTTGCCTCGAAGACAACGGCTACCCGCCGACCCGTGCGGAAATCGCTCAGGAACTGGGTTTCAAGTCACCCAATGCGGCCGAAGAGCACCTCAAGGCACTCGCCCGCAAAGGCGCGATCGAGATGACTCCCGGCGCCTCTCGCGGCATTCGTATTCCCGGCTTCGAAGCCAAGGTCGACGAATCCACCCTGCCGATCATCGGTCGAGTGGCTGCAGGCGCGCCGATTCTCGCCCAACAACACATCGAAGAGTCCTGCAACATCAACCCGGCCTTCTTTCATCCGCGTGCCGACTACCTGTTGCGCGTTCATGGCATGAGCATGAAGGACATCGGCATTTTCGACGGTGATCTGCTGGCGGTTCATACCACTCGCGAGGCACGCAACGGTCAGATCGTGGTTGCGCGGATCGGCGACGAAGTCACCGTCAAACGCTTCAAGCGTGACGGCAGCAAAGTCTGGCTGATTGCCGAAAACCCCGAGTTCGCCCCCATCGAAGTCAACCTGAAAGATCAGGAACTGGTGATCGAAGGCTTGAGTGTCGGCGTTATCCGCCGCTAA